Proteins from a single region of Scleropages formosus chromosome 24, fSclFor1.1, whole genome shotgun sequence:
- the LOC108939600 gene encoding suppressor of tumorigenicity 14 protein isoform X3 yields MKGDPRACEVYCVSSCGRCLPATASASASARLPEPQSAVTELPSSPSPPMCTQGGRGAPCPPGPVQNRWRSWRSWGVGAASFLALSAAVVLNLRFFVWPPSSVFYLGGSVEMTNQSFAADLMDASSLQFQELAAAAVRYLSGLYSSSPWSSYYIHSEITAFSEGAAGGLRVFYWSKFLAPAAVIPAIRNGGVGHLQRSCTGSNKLLLIKSEELYSLEQDEDVLQLLGLEAESSDFDDQADKIKNTANLQSIKWQLGFQAMSFDLYAKYGNNRTLSLVSPKKPYYQWRLRVPSGHVVRLVILTLHGAIPGSCSAHKLSAYDFLLPLQNKIIARWCGLPVSGSSPVMKLTSSGNVMLVTFSFNRQRDGAIFKAYFQAVPKIGCGGSLTAWNGTLTSPYYPSHYPPNIDCSWTLRTPLPGYLLSVTIVMFDIQDSPSSDSCEKDWLDINGVRLCNPVADSSRKRIHSSPVVLHFHSDESHTHKGFYILYRAFAQESSCPRQFRCGTGQCIPLRKVCDGAKDCPDGRDESKCTCRPGEVHCGNGQCRSHISQCSVQSNCADSSEEANCAGRCYFMCPNKVCVARSSVCDGVFDCKDRSDEANCTRALQKGCSPTSYKCANGKCVTKINPECDGIKDCVDGSDEMRCGCGTRPKKKTKIVGGVIAQTGAWPWQVSLQMERYGHVCGASLVSSRWLLSAAHCFQDSDMIKYSEARSWKAVMGMRGMNVVGTAVATRPIRRILLHAQNKLLCHRLGGSHGRW; encoded by the exons ATGAAGGGAGACCCGCGCGCTTGTGAGGTTTACTGCGTGTCCAGCTGCGGACGCTGCCTCCCCGCCACAGCCTCAGCCTCAGCCTCAGCCAGGCTACCTGAGCCTCAG AGCGCTGTGACAGAGCTCCCTTCGTCCCCAAGCCCACCCATGTGCACCCAGGGCGGACGAGGAGCGCCGTGCCCCCCCGGCCCTGTGCAGAAcaggtggaggagctggaggagctggggggtgggggcggcgTCCTTCCTAGCCCTCTCCGCGGCCGTCGTTCTCAACCTCCGCTTCTTTGTGT GGCCTCCTTCCTCAGTGTTCTACTTGGGAGGAAGTGTGGAGATGACCAACCAGAGCTTTGCTGCGGACTTGATGGATGCTTCTTCCCTGCAATTCCAGGAGCTGGCGGCAGCTGCGGTCCGTTAT CTTTCGGGGCTCTACAGCTCCTCCCCTTGGAGTTCATATTACATACACTCAGAGATCACCGCTTTCAG TGAAGGGGCTGCAGGTGGTCTTCGCGTGTTCTACTGGAGTAAGTTCCTTGCCCCTGCTGCAGTGATTCCAGCAATCCGCAACGGTGGCGTGGGCCATTTGCAGCGCTCGTGCACCGGTAGCAACAAACTGCTGCTCATTAAGAGTGAGGAACTGTATTCTTTGGAGCAGGATGAGGATGTCCTACAGTTGTTAG GGTTGGAGGCAGAGAGTTCTGACTTCGATGATCAGGCAGATAAgataaaaaatactgcaaatcTTCAGAGCATCAAATGGCAGCTGGGCTTCCAAG CAATGTCATTTGATCTTTATGCCAAATACGGAAACAACCGCACTCTGAGTCTAGTGAGCCCCAAGAAGCCATATTATCAGTGGCGTTTGCGTGTCCCGTCTGGACACGTGGTACGGCTTGTGATCCTCACTTTACATGGAGCCATACCTGGAAGCTGCTCTGCCCACAAGCTCTCCGCATATGACTTCCTTCTACCCTTGCAGAATAAAATTATAGCCAG GTGGTGTGGTCTCCCAGTCTCTGGATCCTCTCCTGTTATGAAACTCACCTCCTCAGGAAACGTCATGCTGGTGACCTTCTCAttcaacagacagagagatggagccatttttaaagcatatttCCAAGCTGTGCCTAAAATAG GTTGTGGTGGTTCCCTGACTGCCTGGAACGGAACTCTGACATCCCCATACTACCCCAGCCACTATCCCCCCAACATTGACTGTAGCTGGACATTACGA ACCCCACTGCCTGGGTACTTGCTGTCTGTGACTATTGTGATGTTCGACATTCAGGACTCTCCCTCTTCTGACAGCTGTGAGAAAGACTGGCTAGACATCAATGGAGTCCG GTTGTGTAATCCTGTCGCCGATAGCAGCAGAAAGAGAATCCACTCCTCGCCGGTGGTGCTGCACTTCCACTCCGATGAGTCGCATACTCACAAGGGTTTCTACATCCTGTACCGAGCGTTTGCCCAGGAGAGTT CATGCCCTCGACAGTTTCGTTGTGGGACTGGCCAGTGCATCCCCCTGCGTAAAGTGTGTGATGGGGCGAAAGACTGCCCTGATGGCCGTGATGAAAGCAAGTGCA CCTGCAGACCTGGagaagtgcattgtgggaatggtCAGTGCAGATCCCACATCAGTCAATGCAGCGTCCAAAGCAACTGTGCAGACAGCAGTGAGGAGGCCAATTGTG CAGGGAGATGTTACTTCATGTGCCCtaacaaagtgtgtgtggcCAGGTCTTCAGTGTGTGATGGTGTGTTTGACTGCAAGGACCGCAGTGATGAGGCCAACTGCACCAGGGCTT TACAAAAAGGTTGCTCTCCCACATCCTACAAGTGTGCCAATGGGAAGTGTGTGACTAAAATCAACCCCGAGTGTGATGGCATCAAAGACTGCGTGGACGGTTCAGATGAGATGCGCTGTG GCTGTGGAACAAGGCCAAAGAAGAAGACTAAGATTGTGGGTGGGGTCATTGCTCAGACAGGGGCATGGCCCTGGCAAGTGAGCCTGCAGATGGAGCGTTATGGGCATGTGTGTGGTGCTTCGCTGGTTTCGAGCCGCTGGCTACTGTCTGCAGCTCACTGCTTCCAGGACTCCGACATGATCAA GTATTCTGAGGCACGGTCTTGGAAAGCTGTCATGGGCATGCGTGGTATGAACGTGGTGGGAACTGCCGTGGCCACGCGGCCAATTCGTCGTATCCTGCTCCATGCGCA GAACAAGCTGCTTTGTCACAGGCTGGGGGGTTCTCATGGAAGATGGTAA
- the LOC108939600 gene encoding suppressor of tumorigenicity 14 protein isoform X1: MKGDPRACEVYCVSSCGRCLPATASASASARLPEPQSAVTELPSSPSPPMCTQGGRGAPCPPGPVQNRWRSWRSWGVGAASFLALSAAVVLNLRFFVWPPSSVFYLGGSVEMTNQSFAADLMDASSLQFQELAAAAVRYLSGLYSSSPWSSYYIHSEITAFSEGAAGGLRVFYWSKFLAPAAVIPAIRNGGVGHLQRSCTGSNKLLLIKSEELYSLEQDEDVLQLLGLEAESSDFDDQADKIKNTANLQSIKWQLGFQAMSFDLYAKYGNNRTLSLVSPKKPYYQWRLRVPSGHVVRLVILTLHGAIPGSCSAHKLSAYDFLLPLQNKIIARWCGLPVSGSSPVMKLTSSGNVMLVTFSFNRQRDGAIFKAYFQAVPKIGCGGSLTAWNGTLTSPYYPSHYPPNIDCSWTLRTPLPGYLLSVTIVMFDIQDSPSSDSCEKDWLDINGVRLCNPVADSSRKRIHSSPVVLHFHSDESHTHKGFYILYRAFAQESSCPRQFRCGTGQCIPLRKVCDGAKDCPDGRDESKCTCRPGEVHCGNGQCRSHISQCSVQSNCADSSEEANCAGRCYFMCPNKVCVARSSVCDGVFDCKDRSDEANCTRALQKGCSPTSYKCANGKCVTKINPECDGIKDCVDGSDEMRCGCGTRPKKKTKIVGGVIAQTGAWPWQVSLQMERYGHVCGASLVSSRWLLSAAHCFQDSDMIKYSEARSWKAVMGMRGMNVVGTAVATRPIRRILLHAQYDQFTSDYDIALLELSTPVFFNEMIQPVCVPAPSHTFTAGTSCFVTGWGVLMEDGELSTLLQEAPVKIINHNICNKLYDDAVTPRMLCAGNLQGGVDACQGDSGGPLVCLEKGRRWFLAGIVSWGEGCARQNRPGVYTQVIKFSEWIQQQTKGQV, translated from the exons ATGAAGGGAGACCCGCGCGCTTGTGAGGTTTACTGCGTGTCCAGCTGCGGACGCTGCCTCCCCGCCACAGCCTCAGCCTCAGCCTCAGCCAGGCTACCTGAGCCTCAG AGCGCTGTGACAGAGCTCCCTTCGTCCCCAAGCCCACCCATGTGCACCCAGGGCGGACGAGGAGCGCCGTGCCCCCCCGGCCCTGTGCAGAAcaggtggaggagctggaggagctggggggtgggggcggcgTCCTTCCTAGCCCTCTCCGCGGCCGTCGTTCTCAACCTCCGCTTCTTTGTGT GGCCTCCTTCCTCAGTGTTCTACTTGGGAGGAAGTGTGGAGATGACCAACCAGAGCTTTGCTGCGGACTTGATGGATGCTTCTTCCCTGCAATTCCAGGAGCTGGCGGCAGCTGCGGTCCGTTAT CTTTCGGGGCTCTACAGCTCCTCCCCTTGGAGTTCATATTACATACACTCAGAGATCACCGCTTTCAG TGAAGGGGCTGCAGGTGGTCTTCGCGTGTTCTACTGGAGTAAGTTCCTTGCCCCTGCTGCAGTGATTCCAGCAATCCGCAACGGTGGCGTGGGCCATTTGCAGCGCTCGTGCACCGGTAGCAACAAACTGCTGCTCATTAAGAGTGAGGAACTGTATTCTTTGGAGCAGGATGAGGATGTCCTACAGTTGTTAG GGTTGGAGGCAGAGAGTTCTGACTTCGATGATCAGGCAGATAAgataaaaaatactgcaaatcTTCAGAGCATCAAATGGCAGCTGGGCTTCCAAG CAATGTCATTTGATCTTTATGCCAAATACGGAAACAACCGCACTCTGAGTCTAGTGAGCCCCAAGAAGCCATATTATCAGTGGCGTTTGCGTGTCCCGTCTGGACACGTGGTACGGCTTGTGATCCTCACTTTACATGGAGCCATACCTGGAAGCTGCTCTGCCCACAAGCTCTCCGCATATGACTTCCTTCTACCCTTGCAGAATAAAATTATAGCCAG GTGGTGTGGTCTCCCAGTCTCTGGATCCTCTCCTGTTATGAAACTCACCTCCTCAGGAAACGTCATGCTGGTGACCTTCTCAttcaacagacagagagatggagccatttttaaagcatatttCCAAGCTGTGCCTAAAATAG GTTGTGGTGGTTCCCTGACTGCCTGGAACGGAACTCTGACATCCCCATACTACCCCAGCCACTATCCCCCCAACATTGACTGTAGCTGGACATTACGA ACCCCACTGCCTGGGTACTTGCTGTCTGTGACTATTGTGATGTTCGACATTCAGGACTCTCCCTCTTCTGACAGCTGTGAGAAAGACTGGCTAGACATCAATGGAGTCCG GTTGTGTAATCCTGTCGCCGATAGCAGCAGAAAGAGAATCCACTCCTCGCCGGTGGTGCTGCACTTCCACTCCGATGAGTCGCATACTCACAAGGGTTTCTACATCCTGTACCGAGCGTTTGCCCAGGAGAGTT CATGCCCTCGACAGTTTCGTTGTGGGACTGGCCAGTGCATCCCCCTGCGTAAAGTGTGTGATGGGGCGAAAGACTGCCCTGATGGCCGTGATGAAAGCAAGTGCA CCTGCAGACCTGGagaagtgcattgtgggaatggtCAGTGCAGATCCCACATCAGTCAATGCAGCGTCCAAAGCAACTGTGCAGACAGCAGTGAGGAGGCCAATTGTG CAGGGAGATGTTACTTCATGTGCCCtaacaaagtgtgtgtggcCAGGTCTTCAGTGTGTGATGGTGTGTTTGACTGCAAGGACCGCAGTGATGAGGCCAACTGCACCAGGGCTT TACAAAAAGGTTGCTCTCCCACATCCTACAAGTGTGCCAATGGGAAGTGTGTGACTAAAATCAACCCCGAGTGTGATGGCATCAAAGACTGCGTGGACGGTTCAGATGAGATGCGCTGTG GCTGTGGAACAAGGCCAAAGAAGAAGACTAAGATTGTGGGTGGGGTCATTGCTCAGACAGGGGCATGGCCCTGGCAAGTGAGCCTGCAGATGGAGCGTTATGGGCATGTGTGTGGTGCTTCGCTGGTTTCGAGCCGCTGGCTACTGTCTGCAGCTCACTGCTTCCAGGACTCCGACATGATCAA GTATTCTGAGGCACGGTCTTGGAAAGCTGTCATGGGCATGCGTGGTATGAACGTGGTGGGAACTGCCGTGGCCACGCGGCCAATTCGTCGTATCCTGCTCCATGCGCAGTATGACCAGTTTACATCTGACTATGACATTGCTCTGCTGGAGCTAAGCACCCCTGTGTTCTTCAACGAGATgattcagcctgtgtgtgtacctgCCCCATCTCACACCTTCACCGCAGGAACAAGCTGCTTTGTCACAGGCTGGGGGGTTCTCATGGAAGATG GTGAACTGTCTACATTACTGCAAGAGGCACCTGTGAAAATCATCAACCACAATATTTGCAACAAGTTGTATGACGATGcagtcacacccaggatgctgTGTGCTGGAAATCTCCAAGGTGGTGTCGATGCCTGccaa GGGGATTCAGGTGGCCCCCTGGTGTGTCTCGAGAAGGGCCGGAGGTGGTTTCTTGCAGGGATTGTGAGCTGGGGTGAGGGCTGTGCAAGACAAAACCGACCTGGTGTCTACACACAGGTCATCAAGTTTTCAGAGTGGATCCAACAGCAAACGAAAGGCCAGGTGTGA
- the LOC108939600 gene encoding suppressor of tumorigenicity 14 protein isoform X2: MCTQGGRGAPCPPGPVQNRWRSWRSWGVGAASFLALSAAVVLNLRFFVWPPSSVFYLGGSVEMTNQSFAADLMDASSLQFQELAAAAVRYLSGLYSSSPWSSYYIHSEITAFSEGAAGGLRVFYWSKFLAPAAVIPAIRNGGVGHLQRSCTGSNKLLLIKSEELYSLEQDEDVLQLLGLEAESSDFDDQADKIKNTANLQSIKWQLGFQAMSFDLYAKYGNNRTLSLVSPKKPYYQWRLRVPSGHVVRLVILTLHGAIPGSCSAHKLSAYDFLLPLQNKIIARWCGLPVSGSSPVMKLTSSGNVMLVTFSFNRQRDGAIFKAYFQAVPKIGCGGSLTAWNGTLTSPYYPSHYPPNIDCSWTLRTPLPGYLLSVTIVMFDIQDSPSSDSCEKDWLDINGVRLCNPVADSSRKRIHSSPVVLHFHSDESHTHKGFYILYRAFAQESSCPRQFRCGTGQCIPLRKVCDGAKDCPDGRDESKCTCRPGEVHCGNGQCRSHISQCSVQSNCADSSEEANCAGRCYFMCPNKVCVARSSVCDGVFDCKDRSDEANCTRALQKGCSPTSYKCANGKCVTKINPECDGIKDCVDGSDEMRCGCGTRPKKKTKIVGGVIAQTGAWPWQVSLQMERYGHVCGASLVSSRWLLSAAHCFQDSDMIKYSEARSWKAVMGMRGMNVVGTAVATRPIRRILLHAQYDQFTSDYDIALLELSTPVFFNEMIQPVCVPAPSHTFTAGTSCFVTGWGVLMEDGELSTLLQEAPVKIINHNICNKLYDDAVTPRMLCAGNLQGGVDACQGDSGGPLVCLEKGRRWFLAGIVSWGEGCARQNRPGVYTQVIKFSEWIQQQTKGQV; encoded by the exons ATGTGCACCCAGGGCGGACGAGGAGCGCCGTGCCCCCCCGGCCCTGTGCAGAAcaggtggaggagctggaggagctggggggtgggggcggcgTCCTTCCTAGCCCTCTCCGCGGCCGTCGTTCTCAACCTCCGCTTCTTTGTGT GGCCTCCTTCCTCAGTGTTCTACTTGGGAGGAAGTGTGGAGATGACCAACCAGAGCTTTGCTGCGGACTTGATGGATGCTTCTTCCCTGCAATTCCAGGAGCTGGCGGCAGCTGCGGTCCGTTAT CTTTCGGGGCTCTACAGCTCCTCCCCTTGGAGTTCATATTACATACACTCAGAGATCACCGCTTTCAG TGAAGGGGCTGCAGGTGGTCTTCGCGTGTTCTACTGGAGTAAGTTCCTTGCCCCTGCTGCAGTGATTCCAGCAATCCGCAACGGTGGCGTGGGCCATTTGCAGCGCTCGTGCACCGGTAGCAACAAACTGCTGCTCATTAAGAGTGAGGAACTGTATTCTTTGGAGCAGGATGAGGATGTCCTACAGTTGTTAG GGTTGGAGGCAGAGAGTTCTGACTTCGATGATCAGGCAGATAAgataaaaaatactgcaaatcTTCAGAGCATCAAATGGCAGCTGGGCTTCCAAG CAATGTCATTTGATCTTTATGCCAAATACGGAAACAACCGCACTCTGAGTCTAGTGAGCCCCAAGAAGCCATATTATCAGTGGCGTTTGCGTGTCCCGTCTGGACACGTGGTACGGCTTGTGATCCTCACTTTACATGGAGCCATACCTGGAAGCTGCTCTGCCCACAAGCTCTCCGCATATGACTTCCTTCTACCCTTGCAGAATAAAATTATAGCCAG GTGGTGTGGTCTCCCAGTCTCTGGATCCTCTCCTGTTATGAAACTCACCTCCTCAGGAAACGTCATGCTGGTGACCTTCTCAttcaacagacagagagatggagccatttttaaagcatatttCCAAGCTGTGCCTAAAATAG GTTGTGGTGGTTCCCTGACTGCCTGGAACGGAACTCTGACATCCCCATACTACCCCAGCCACTATCCCCCCAACATTGACTGTAGCTGGACATTACGA ACCCCACTGCCTGGGTACTTGCTGTCTGTGACTATTGTGATGTTCGACATTCAGGACTCTCCCTCTTCTGACAGCTGTGAGAAAGACTGGCTAGACATCAATGGAGTCCG GTTGTGTAATCCTGTCGCCGATAGCAGCAGAAAGAGAATCCACTCCTCGCCGGTGGTGCTGCACTTCCACTCCGATGAGTCGCATACTCACAAGGGTTTCTACATCCTGTACCGAGCGTTTGCCCAGGAGAGTT CATGCCCTCGACAGTTTCGTTGTGGGACTGGCCAGTGCATCCCCCTGCGTAAAGTGTGTGATGGGGCGAAAGACTGCCCTGATGGCCGTGATGAAAGCAAGTGCA CCTGCAGACCTGGagaagtgcattgtgggaatggtCAGTGCAGATCCCACATCAGTCAATGCAGCGTCCAAAGCAACTGTGCAGACAGCAGTGAGGAGGCCAATTGTG CAGGGAGATGTTACTTCATGTGCCCtaacaaagtgtgtgtggcCAGGTCTTCAGTGTGTGATGGTGTGTTTGACTGCAAGGACCGCAGTGATGAGGCCAACTGCACCAGGGCTT TACAAAAAGGTTGCTCTCCCACATCCTACAAGTGTGCCAATGGGAAGTGTGTGACTAAAATCAACCCCGAGTGTGATGGCATCAAAGACTGCGTGGACGGTTCAGATGAGATGCGCTGTG GCTGTGGAACAAGGCCAAAGAAGAAGACTAAGATTGTGGGTGGGGTCATTGCTCAGACAGGGGCATGGCCCTGGCAAGTGAGCCTGCAGATGGAGCGTTATGGGCATGTGTGTGGTGCTTCGCTGGTTTCGAGCCGCTGGCTACTGTCTGCAGCTCACTGCTTCCAGGACTCCGACATGATCAA GTATTCTGAGGCACGGTCTTGGAAAGCTGTCATGGGCATGCGTGGTATGAACGTGGTGGGAACTGCCGTGGCCACGCGGCCAATTCGTCGTATCCTGCTCCATGCGCAGTATGACCAGTTTACATCTGACTATGACATTGCTCTGCTGGAGCTAAGCACCCCTGTGTTCTTCAACGAGATgattcagcctgtgtgtgtacctgCCCCATCTCACACCTTCACCGCAGGAACAAGCTGCTTTGTCACAGGCTGGGGGGTTCTCATGGAAGATG GTGAACTGTCTACATTACTGCAAGAGGCACCTGTGAAAATCATCAACCACAATATTTGCAACAAGTTGTATGACGATGcagtcacacccaggatgctgTGTGCTGGAAATCTCCAAGGTGGTGTCGATGCCTGccaa GGGGATTCAGGTGGCCCCCTGGTGTGTCTCGAGAAGGGCCGGAGGTGGTTTCTTGCAGGGATTGTGAGCTGGGGTGAGGGCTGTGCAAGACAAAACCGACCTGGTGTCTACACACAGGTCATCAAGTTTTCAGAGTGGATCCAACAGCAAACGAAAGGCCAGGTGTGA
- the LOC108939600 gene encoding suppressor of tumorigenicity 14 protein homolog isoform X4 has protein sequence MLLPCNSRSWRQLRSVIEGAAGGLRVFYWSKFLAPAAVIPAIRNGGVGHLQRSCTGSNKLLLIKSEELYSLEQDEDVLQLLGLEAESSDFDDQADKIKNTANLQSIKWQLGFQAMSFDLYAKYGNNRTLSLVSPKKPYYQWRLRVPSGHVVRLVILTLHGAIPGSCSAHKLSAYDFLLPLQNKIIARWCGLPVSGSSPVMKLTSSGNVMLVTFSFNRQRDGAIFKAYFQAVPKIGCGGSLTAWNGTLTSPYYPSHYPPNIDCSWTLRTPLPGYLLSVTIVMFDIQDSPSSDSCEKDWLDINGVRLCNPVADSSRKRIHSSPVVLHFHSDESHTHKGFYILYRAFAQESSCPRQFRCGTGQCIPLRKVCDGAKDCPDGRDESKCTCRPGEVHCGNGQCRSHISQCSVQSNCADSSEEANCAGRCYFMCPNKVCVARSSVCDGVFDCKDRSDEANCTRALQKGCSPTSYKCANGKCVTKINPECDGIKDCVDGSDEMRCGCGTRPKKKTKIVGGVIAQTGAWPWQVSLQMERYGHVCGASLVSSRWLLSAAHCFQDSDMIKYSEARSWKAVMGMRGMNVVGTAVATRPIRRILLHAQYDQFTSDYDIALLELSTPVFFNEMIQPVCVPAPSHTFTAGTSCFVTGWGVLMEDGELSTLLQEAPVKIINHNICNKLYDDAVTPRMLCAGNLQGGVDACQGDSGGPLVCLEKGRRWFLAGIVSWGEGCARQNRPGVYTQVIKFSEWIQQQTKGQV, from the exons ATGCTTCTTCCCTGCAATTCCAGGAGCTGGCGGCAGCTGCGGTCCGTTAT TGAAGGGGCTGCAGGTGGTCTTCGCGTGTTCTACTGGAGTAAGTTCCTTGCCCCTGCTGCAGTGATTCCAGCAATCCGCAACGGTGGCGTGGGCCATTTGCAGCGCTCGTGCACCGGTAGCAACAAACTGCTGCTCATTAAGAGTGAGGAACTGTATTCTTTGGAGCAGGATGAGGATGTCCTACAGTTGTTAG GGTTGGAGGCAGAGAGTTCTGACTTCGATGATCAGGCAGATAAgataaaaaatactgcaaatcTTCAGAGCATCAAATGGCAGCTGGGCTTCCAAG CAATGTCATTTGATCTTTATGCCAAATACGGAAACAACCGCACTCTGAGTCTAGTGAGCCCCAAGAAGCCATATTATCAGTGGCGTTTGCGTGTCCCGTCTGGACACGTGGTACGGCTTGTGATCCTCACTTTACATGGAGCCATACCTGGAAGCTGCTCTGCCCACAAGCTCTCCGCATATGACTTCCTTCTACCCTTGCAGAATAAAATTATAGCCAG GTGGTGTGGTCTCCCAGTCTCTGGATCCTCTCCTGTTATGAAACTCACCTCCTCAGGAAACGTCATGCTGGTGACCTTCTCAttcaacagacagagagatggagccatttttaaagcatatttCCAAGCTGTGCCTAAAATAG GTTGTGGTGGTTCCCTGACTGCCTGGAACGGAACTCTGACATCCCCATACTACCCCAGCCACTATCCCCCCAACATTGACTGTAGCTGGACATTACGA ACCCCACTGCCTGGGTACTTGCTGTCTGTGACTATTGTGATGTTCGACATTCAGGACTCTCCCTCTTCTGACAGCTGTGAGAAAGACTGGCTAGACATCAATGGAGTCCG GTTGTGTAATCCTGTCGCCGATAGCAGCAGAAAGAGAATCCACTCCTCGCCGGTGGTGCTGCACTTCCACTCCGATGAGTCGCATACTCACAAGGGTTTCTACATCCTGTACCGAGCGTTTGCCCAGGAGAGTT CATGCCCTCGACAGTTTCGTTGTGGGACTGGCCAGTGCATCCCCCTGCGTAAAGTGTGTGATGGGGCGAAAGACTGCCCTGATGGCCGTGATGAAAGCAAGTGCA CCTGCAGACCTGGagaagtgcattgtgggaatggtCAGTGCAGATCCCACATCAGTCAATGCAGCGTCCAAAGCAACTGTGCAGACAGCAGTGAGGAGGCCAATTGTG CAGGGAGATGTTACTTCATGTGCCCtaacaaagtgtgtgtggcCAGGTCTTCAGTGTGTGATGGTGTGTTTGACTGCAAGGACCGCAGTGATGAGGCCAACTGCACCAGGGCTT TACAAAAAGGTTGCTCTCCCACATCCTACAAGTGTGCCAATGGGAAGTGTGTGACTAAAATCAACCCCGAGTGTGATGGCATCAAAGACTGCGTGGACGGTTCAGATGAGATGCGCTGTG GCTGTGGAACAAGGCCAAAGAAGAAGACTAAGATTGTGGGTGGGGTCATTGCTCAGACAGGGGCATGGCCCTGGCAAGTGAGCCTGCAGATGGAGCGTTATGGGCATGTGTGTGGTGCTTCGCTGGTTTCGAGCCGCTGGCTACTGTCTGCAGCTCACTGCTTCCAGGACTCCGACATGATCAA GTATTCTGAGGCACGGTCTTGGAAAGCTGTCATGGGCATGCGTGGTATGAACGTGGTGGGAACTGCCGTGGCCACGCGGCCAATTCGTCGTATCCTGCTCCATGCGCAGTATGACCAGTTTACATCTGACTATGACATTGCTCTGCTGGAGCTAAGCACCCCTGTGTTCTTCAACGAGATgattcagcctgtgtgtgtacctgCCCCATCTCACACCTTCACCGCAGGAACAAGCTGCTTTGTCACAGGCTGGGGGGTTCTCATGGAAGATG GTGAACTGTCTACATTACTGCAAGAGGCACCTGTGAAAATCATCAACCACAATATTTGCAACAAGTTGTATGACGATGcagtcacacccaggatgctgTGTGCTGGAAATCTCCAAGGTGGTGTCGATGCCTGccaa GGGGATTCAGGTGGCCCCCTGGTGTGTCTCGAGAAGGGCCGGAGGTGGTTTCTTGCAGGGATTGTGAGCTGGGGTGAGGGCTGTGCAAGACAAAACCGACCTGGTGTCTACACACAGGTCATCAAGTTTTCAGAGTGGATCCAACAGCAAACGAAAGGCCAGGTGTGA